The sequence below is a genomic window from Mycobacterium sp. ITM-2016-00316.
CTATGGGGTCTGGGCTTCGCCGCCGCGCACAGTGACAACGGGTTGATCCGCAGGCTGGCGGTGATCCAGTTCGAGCGGGCCGCGCACGGCCGTTCGACATGGCCGCGGGCCATGGCCTTTGCGGCCATCGGTGCGGCCGAGCTGCTGAGCGCCGAACCCGGAAATGCCGCCGCGCGCAAGCTGATCGGCGACTACGCAGACGGTCTCGCCGCGGCGGACGGCGATACCGGCTGGCCGTGGCCGGAGCCGCGCCTGAGCTACGCCAACGCAGTACTCGCCGAGGCGATGATCGCCGCCGGTGCCGCGCTCGGCGACGAGGCGCTGTGCCAACGCGGGCTGGACCTGCTGGGCTGGCTGATCGAGCAGGAGACATCCGAGGGTCATCTGTCGCCGACTCCGGTCGGCGGCTGGGCCGCCGGTGAACCGCGGCCGGGGTTCGACCAACAACCCATCGAGGTGTCCTCGTTGGCCGATGCCTGCGCGCGCGCCGCATCGGTGGATGCCGCGGCCATCTGGCCCGACACGGTGCGGGCGGCGGCGGCCTGGTTCCAGGGGGACAACGATGCCGGAGCGGTCATGTGGAACACCGAGACCGGTGGTGGATTCGACGGTCTGCACGCCGACGGCGTGAACCTCAACCAGGGCGCGGAATCGACACTGGCACTGTTGTCGACCTTCCAACAGGCTCGGCGATTCGTCGGCGTGCCTCAGTGACGGCGGTGCGGGATGCGTTGATCACCCGGAGCCCGCAGCGACTGGTGGCCGACAGGTCCCGCGTCATCACCAAACTGTTCGTGCCCGGGCAGGAGGGCTTCGAGGACCAGGAGTCCCGCGCCGGCGCGGCGCTACGGCGGGTGCTGGCCTTGAGCGAGGACGAAGTCAGTGCCTCGATGGACGATGTGCTGTCGAGATTCAGTGGGCGCCACCGCGATCTGGTGGTGACCTTCGGCAAGCATGCGCGTGAGCTCACCGATCGACTGGATCCCGGTATCGGTTTGTCAGCGGACCGCATGCTGTTGCTGGGAGCGACATTCACCAGTGAGGTGGCGATCGAGGGGGCCGCCCTGTGCAACCCGAGCATCGTCGCGCATCCCGACCAGAGCGGTGTATCCGACGGCAGCCTGCGATTCGTGATGAGCGTGCGGGGAATCGGGGAAGGGCACCGGTCCTCCATCGGTTTCCGCACCGGAACCGTTGACGCCGCGGGCAGTGCCGTCATCGATGAACCGGCACCGTTCGCCACCGAGGGGACGGTCGCGTCGACGCTCCTGAACGCGACAATCTTCCGCCACGAGCTGTTCGGTGTGCACGCCGCCGAGGCGACCGAGTACGTCCTCGCCGGGCTCGGCGAGCGGTTCACTCGGGCGGATCTCGATGAGCGACTCGAACGGCTGTACCGGCACCGCGCAACCTGGATGCACGTACCCGAGACGATCGAACTGATCCGGGAGATCGCGGACCGCACCTACACCGTCGAATTCCCCACCGACACCGAACTGTCCGAACGGGTGCTCTGGCCTGCGATGGCCGCCGAGGCCGTCGGCATGGAGGATGCGCGACTGGTGCGGTTCGTCGAGGACGACGGATCGGTGATCTACCACGCCACCTATACGGCCTATAGCGGTTCGCACATCAGTCAGCAGATGTTGACCACCAACGATTTTCGATCGTTCACCTCCGCGCCGCTGGTGGGTGATGCCGCTGCGAACAAGGGTCTGGCGCTGTTCCCCCGCCGGATCGACGGGCGCTTCGCCGCACTGTCGCGCTCGGACCGGGAATCGAACACGATCGCCTTCACCGATGACCTCTCGGTGTGGGAGACGACGCTGCCGTGCCAGCGCCCGTTGCTGGCATGGGAGACGTTGCAGCTGGGGAATTGCGGTCCGCCGATGGAAACCGAGGCGGGCTGGCTGGTTCTCACCCACGGGGTGGGTCCGATGCGGACCTACCGGATCGGGGCGATCCTGCTCGACCTGGATGACCCCACCCAGATCATCGGCCGGTTGCGCCGGCCGCTGCTGTCGCCCGCCGACGACGAGCAGGACGGCTATGTGCCCAATGTCGTCTACTCCTGCGGTGCGCTGGTGCACGCCGACACCCTGGTGCTGCCGTACGGGATCGGTGATGCCCAGATCGGCATCGCCACCGTGGCGCTGCCCGATCTGCTGGCCGAACTGGCGTCCGCGTAGCGGACCCGATCGCGGTCCCTGCCTAGTCTGTCGGCATGCTCACCGAACTCGCCGCGCTCCCCGGCGGCACCTACCGCATGGGATCGTCGCACTTCTACCCCGAGGAAGCGCCGGTGCACGACGTCACCGTCGCACCGTTCGCGATCGAGCGGCACCCGGTGACCAACGCCCAGTTCGCCGAGTTCGTGGCGGCCACCGGCCATGTCACCGTCGCCGAGCAGCAACTCGATCCGGCGGCGTTTCCCGGTGTTCCCGCCGACGAGCTGGTACCGGGTTCGCTGGTCTTCCAGCCGACCGCCGGCCCGGTGGACCTACGGGACTGGCGGCAGTGGTGGACCTGGGTGCCCGGGGCGTCCTGGAAACACCCGAAGGGTCCGGGGTCGACGTTCGAGGATCGGCCCGATCACCCGGTGGTGCAGGTTGCCTATCCCGACGCCGCCGCCTACGCGGCGTGGGCGGGCCGGCGATTGCCGACCGAGGAGCAGTGGGAGTACGCCGCCCGCGCGGGTGCGACGTCGGCCTACGCGTGGGGCGACGACGTCCGTCCCGGCGGCGCGCTGATGGCCAACACCTGGCAGGGCGCGTTCCCGTACCGTAACGGCGGCGCCCTCGGCTGGGCCGGCACCTCGCCGGTCGGTACCTTCCCCGCCAACGGATTCGGGTTGTTCGACATGATCGGCAACGTGTGGGAGTGGACTGCCACCCGCTATGCCCCGCGGCACCGCGCCCACCCCGAGGTGTCCGGGTGCTGCCCGGCCCCGGGCGGTGACCCGTCGGTCAATCAAGTGCTCAAGGGTGGCTCACACCTGTGCGCACCCGAGTACTGCCACCGCTACCGGCCGGCGGCCAGGTCCCCGCAATCGCAGGATAGTTCGACCACCCACATCGGCTTCCGGTGCGTCGCAGACACCCCTGCGCCGGCATAATCGGCGAGACGCGCCACGTCATTCGCGCTCTGACCTTGGGTGGGTCGGGAGTCGTGTCGTTCCATACGGTGAGCACCCGCCGTCAAGGCCGAATTCGGTTCGCGAGCAACGGAAATTTTGGGTAGCCACTCGGAATCGGTCCGGCGGCGGTGGTGGTCGCCGCGATAGCGAAGAAAGCCGAACAACTTCACGGCTGCGGTATTCGTCATCGTCGGATGATCGCGTCCTTCCCCACCTAAGGTTGGTGGGTGAGCACTGCATCCTGTGACGCCCCGGACGCTCGTCCGGATGGCTTATCGGGGCGCCCGCGGACCGTGGCGATACTGCTGCTCGCAGCACTTGGCTGGGTCGCCCTCTACACCCTGAACGAGTACATCTGGGATGCACTGGCCGGTTGGCTGGGGCTCGATGTCCACACTCGGGTCGTCGGCGCCGTGCATTTCTTCCTCTACGACACGGTGAAGATCTTCCTGCTGCTTACCGGCCTGATGTTCGCGGTCGGCGTGCTGCGCGCGAGCCTCGATCTGGACCGGGCCAGGGACTATCTGCGGGGGCGGGGACTGTTCGTGGGTCTGGTGCTTGCGGTCATCCTCGGTATCGTGACGCCGTTCTGCTCCTGTAGTTCGATTCCGTTGTTCATCGGTTTTGTCGCAGCGGGCATCCCGCTGTCGATCACGCTGACCTTCCTCATCGCGTCCCCGTTGATCAGTGAGATCGCCGCGATCATGATCGGTGACCAGTTCGGCTGGCACATCGCTGCCGCCTACGTGCTGGCGGGCAGTGTGCTGTCGCTCGTGATCGGCTGGATCTTCTCCCGCTTCGACCTCAGCCGATGGGTGGAGGACATGGTGTTCACCACGAAGGTGGCGGCGCTGCGAGCCGATGGGCACGTGCCCTCGCTGGCCGAGCGGGTCAGTGCCGCGGTCGACGAGACCAAGGACATCTTCCGCAGCGTGTGGCTGTGGGTCCTGCTCGGAGTCGGCATCGGAGCCGTCATCCACGGGTGGGTTCCGGCCGACTTCTTCGTGCGTTTTGCCGGTGAGGGCAACCCCTTCGCGGTCGTCGTCGCGACGCTGGCCGGTGTGCCGCTGTATGTCAACGGCGCGGGCGTCGTGCCGATCGCAGAAGCGCTGTGGGCCAAGGGGATGTCACTGGGCACGGTGATGGCGTTCACGATGAGCACGATCGCCTTGTCGATCCCGCAGGCGGTCATGTTGCGGCGAGTGATGAAGCCGCCGCTGTTGGCGCTTTTCTTCGGCACAGTAGCCGTGGGGATCATGCTCATCGGATTCCTCTTCAACCTCGTTGGCTGAAGCCCCAACCATTTCCACCGAACGGAGCTACGTCATGATCGTCAAGATCCTCGGGCCGGGGTGCCGCAACTGCCACGCCCTCGAAGAACGCACTCGGGAGGCGCTCACCCAACTGGGTCTCGCCGCCGATATCGAGGCCGTCACCGACTACGCCGAGATCGCCGGCTATGGCGTGATGAAAACCCCCGGCCTTGTGGTCGACGAGGAAGTCCTCGTGGCGGGAAAGGTGCCCAGCGCCAAGGATATCGCTCGACTGATCGCCGCACGCTGACGGCTTGGCCGCGTGAAATTCCTGTAGAGACCGACGTGGCCCGCTCGAACTGGAGGCAACGGCGTTCGCGTTGACCACCGCATCCGTGTCGTGGTGACGCCAGGCACAGAATTACACTCTCAGCTCAGGTGAGAGTAGGGTCATGTCCGGCTGAAGCCGGCGTGACTCGCACCGTATCGGTTGCAGAGTCCACGGCTCTCGCATCGACGCGACGGCCGCCCCTGATGATCGCCTGGTACCGCGGTGCCGAGACTTCGAACGGAAAACTGTGTCTTCTCAACCGACTTCGTCTTCGTCAATCGTGCGGGAGGTCGATGGTGACCCCAGCACGTCGGTGATGGCAGCGCTGCGGTCTCCCAAACGCCTCAAGACCGAAGTGCTGGCCGGCCTCGTGGTGGCGCTCGCGCTGATCCCCGAGGCCATTTCCTTCTCGATCATCGCCGGCGTCGACCCCCGGGTCGGGTTGTTCGCCTCGTTCACGATGGCCGTCACGATCGCGATCGTCGGTGGCCGCCCGGCCATGATCTCGGCGGCAACCGGCGCGATCGCCCTGGTCATTGCGCCGCTGGCCCGCCAGTACGGGCTGGACTACTTCGTGGCGGCAGTGCTACTCGCGGGCGTCCTGCAGATCCTGCTCAGCGTGCTGGGTGTGGCTCGGTTGATGCGGTTCATCCCGCGCAGCGTGATGGTGGGCTTCGTCAACGCGCTGGCGATCCTGATCTTCACCTCGCAGCTGCCGCACCTGCTGGGCGTACCGGCGCTGGTCTACCCGTTCGTGGCCATCGGCCTGCTGATCATGGTGTTCCTGCCGAAGCTGACCACCATCATTCCCGCGCCCCTGGTCGCCATCGTGCTGCTGACCGCGGCCGCCATCGTGTTCCACATCCAGATCCCCAACGTCGGTGACGAGGGTGAGCTGCCCTCGAGTCTGCCGTCCCTGTTCTTTCCCGACGTGCCGTTCACGTGGGAGACCCTGTCGATCATCGCGCCCTACGCATTGGCCATGGCGTTGGTCGGTCTGCTCGAATCGCTGATGACGGCGAAGCTGGTCGACGACATCACCGACACCCACAGCAACAAGACCCGTGAGGGCTGGGGCCAGGGTGTCGCCAACATCGTCACCGGATTCTTCGGCGGGATGGGCGGCTGCGCGATGATCGGCCAGACCATGATCAACGTCAAGGTTTCCGGTGCCCGCACCAGGATCTCGACATTCTTGGCCGGGTTGTTCCTGCTGGGTCTGGTGG
It includes:
- a CDS encoding glycoside hydrolase family 130 protein, producing MTAVRDALITRSPQRLVADRSRVITKLFVPGQEGFEDQESRAGAALRRVLALSEDEVSASMDDVLSRFSGRHRDLVVTFGKHARELTDRLDPGIGLSADRMLLLGATFTSEVAIEGAALCNPSIVAHPDQSGVSDGSLRFVMSVRGIGEGHRSSIGFRTGTVDAAGSAVIDEPAPFATEGTVASTLLNATIFRHELFGVHAAEATEYVLAGLGERFTRADLDERLERLYRHRATWMHVPETIELIREIADRTYTVEFPTDTELSERVLWPAMAAEAVGMEDARLVRFVEDDGSVIYHATYTAYSGSHISQQMLTTNDFRSFTSAPLVGDAAANKGLALFPRRIDGRFAALSRSDRESNTIAFTDDLSVWETTLPCQRPLLAWETLQLGNCGPPMETEAGWLVLTHGVGPMRTYRIGAILLDLDDPTQIIGRLRRPLLSPADDEQDGYVPNVVYSCGALVHADTLVLPYGIGDAQIGIATVALPDLLAELASA
- a CDS encoding SulP family inorganic anion transporter encodes the protein MAALRSPKRLKTEVLAGLVVALALIPEAISFSIIAGVDPRVGLFASFTMAVTIAIVGGRPAMISAATGAIALVIAPLARQYGLDYFVAAVLLAGVLQILLSVLGVARLMRFIPRSVMVGFVNALAILIFTSQLPHLLGVPALVYPFVAIGLLIMVFLPKLTTIIPAPLVAIVLLTAAAIVFHIQIPNVGDEGELPSSLPSLFFPDVPFTWETLSIIAPYALAMALVGLLESLMTAKLVDDITDTHSNKTREGWGQGVANIVTGFFGGMGGCAMIGQTMINVKVSGARTRISTFLAGLFLLGLVVGLGDIVALIPMAALVAVMIMVSVGTMDWHSISPKTLRRMPRSETLVMLATVVVTVATHNLAYGVIVGSLTAMVLFARRVAHLVTVEKIDETDDDHDGTSDTVVYRVTGELFFASSNDLVYLFNYTEDPVNIVIDISASHIWDASTVAALDAVTTKYHARGKNVEIVGLNTDSADRHDRLSGSLGAGH
- a CDS encoding thioredoxin family protein is translated as MIVKILGPGCRNCHALEERTREALTQLGLAADIEAVTDYAEIAGYGVMKTPGLVVDEEVLVAGKVPSAKDIARLIAAR
- a CDS encoding formylglycine-generating enzyme family protein, with the translated sequence MLTELAALPGGTYRMGSSHFYPEEAPVHDVTVAPFAIERHPVTNAQFAEFVAATGHVTVAEQQLDPAAFPGVPADELVPGSLVFQPTAGPVDLRDWRQWWTWVPGASWKHPKGPGSTFEDRPDHPVVQVAYPDAAAYAAWAGRRLPTEEQWEYAARAGATSAYAWGDDVRPGGALMANTWQGAFPYRNGGALGWAGTSPVGTFPANGFGLFDMIGNVWEWTATRYAPRHRAHPEVSGCCPAPGGDPSVNQVLKGGSHLCAPEYCHRYRPAARSPQSQDSSTTHIGFRCVADTPAPA
- a CDS encoding permease, with the protein product MSTASCDAPDARPDGLSGRPRTVAILLLAALGWVALYTLNEYIWDALAGWLGLDVHTRVVGAVHFFLYDTVKIFLLLTGLMFAVGVLRASLDLDRARDYLRGRGLFVGLVLAVILGIVTPFCSCSSIPLFIGFVAAGIPLSITLTFLIASPLISEIAAIMIGDQFGWHIAAAYVLAGSVLSLVIGWIFSRFDLSRWVEDMVFTTKVAALRADGHVPSLAERVSAAVDETKDIFRSVWLWVLLGVGIGAVIHGWVPADFFVRFAGEGNPFAVVVATLAGVPLYVNGAGVVPIAEALWAKGMSLGTVMAFTMSTIALSIPQAVMLRRVMKPPLLALFFGTVAVGIMLIGFLFNLVG
- a CDS encoding glycosyltransferase, coding for MVVLEPTFDHLLALSDHRGTFEHACGAQPRREHGYCTDDMARVLVVTTREPDAGDAVRGLAKVAVRFLDEAQAYLGGCRNRMDHTGRWTDTHAFDDCWGRCLWGLGFAAAHSDNGLIRRLAVIQFERAAHGRSTWPRAMAFAAIGAAELLSAEPGNAAARKLIGDYADGLAAADGDTGWPWPEPRLSYANAVLAEAMIAAGAALGDEALCQRGLDLLGWLIEQETSEGHLSPTPVGGWAAGEPRPGFDQQPIEVSSLADACARAASVDAAAIWPDTVRAAAAWFQGDNDAGAVMWNTETGGGFDGLHADGVNLNQGAESTLALLSTFQQARRFVGVPQ